The following proteins are encoded in a genomic region of Magallana gigas chromosome 1, xbMagGiga1.1, whole genome shotgun sequence:
- the LOC136274475 gene encoding tripartite motif-containing protein 2-like, with translation MATFMNDTFAVNEGTVCSICHDNFKTPRYLPCKHSFCHDCLYSYINSHCQSTESRLGFHCPLCRDYIPNICVNDDLEEWVRSFPENRILEKCVSSLGNKFCEACLRDSEEEEATHFCIHCNEKLCAVCTKCHKKGLTTRKHEIMSLGETSRMDVLLFHSKEEVCTKHQERPIELFCQDHEEPCCTMCVSTKHRKCETVEPIEKTATKLKQYFEGKEFDLLLEHVEILEDRLMRTKTEQEMCVRQMENTSDRISEETERVFEEAIRHLQSLKNQFLTNMSKGVKKSKESYEKNINSLLDGIHCARFIKNKLEKSTVSKSAVELAVVYYSGKKCFDRLKEYDFQQLQTIMEEKKPDILNDIMDLTGVTDVKLLEKTNSVNTDMKKLQLCLITELSMKQKIIRDGTILSSGEFILSTRDIYRYGKDNDECFILNNCGEITKRIKSISKPFGITENENETIVACSGSKCLHFFENKSLNFKKSVKLSNEPYCIAYLSPYMYMAYGDKISKINKFGARCATINIQPSVKYIIRTSSHIVYSNRRTNEVVAMDSQGTTVWRYSSPSLLSPCGLSVDGDDNIYVAGKESDNVHVLTKDGQFVRVFEDITRPDFMKVDKERKLCFVGSMRKYLRVYEML, from the coding sequence ATGGCGACCTTTATGAATGACACTTTTGCAGTTAATGAGGGTACTGTGTGTTCAATTTGTCACGACAATTTCAAAACACCGCGGTATCTACCATGTAAACATTCATTTTGCCACGATTGTTTATATTCTTACATTAACAGTCACTGTCAAAGTACGGAGTCGCGTTTGGGCTTTCATTGCCCACTTTGCCGGGATTACATTCCAAATATCTGTGTAAATGACGATCTTGAAGAATGGGTCAGATCTTTTCCTGAAAATCGAATCTTAGAAAAATGTGTCAGCAGTTTGGGAAATAAATTCTGCGAAGCTTGTTTACGTGATAGTGAGGAAGAGGAGGCGACGCATTTTTGTATACATTGCAACGAGAAACTTTGCGCCGTTTGCACAAAATGTCACAAAAAGGGACTTACAACACGTAAACATGAAATAATGTCTCTGGGCGAGACATCTAGGATGGACGTCCTTCTTTTCCATAGTAAAGAGGAAGTATGTACAAAACATCAGGAGAGACCAATTGAGCTATTCTGCCAAGATCACGAGGAGCCATGCTGCACGATGTGTGTAAGTACCAAACACAGGAAATGTGAAACTGTTGAACCAATAGAAAAAACAGCAACAAAGCTCAAGCAATACTTTGAGGGGAAAGAATTCGATTTACTCTTGGAACATGTTGAAATTCTGGAAGATAGGCTAATGAGGACGAAAACTGAACAAGAAATGTGTGTAAGGCAAATGGAAAACACATCAGACCGAATTTCAGAAGAAACAGAAAGGGTCTTTGAGGAAGCTATACGTCATTTACAAAGTCTAAAAAATCAGTTCCTTACAAACATGAGTAAAGGTGTCAAAAAAAGCAAAGAAagttatgagaaaaatataaattcgtTGTTGGATGGAATCCACTGCGCTCGgttcattaaaaacaaactgGAGAAATCAACGGTGAGTAAAAGTGCGGTCGAGCTTGCAGTTGTATATTATAGTGGGAAGAAATGCTTTGACCGATTAAAAGAGTATGATTTCCAACAGTTGCAGACTATAATGGAAGAGAAAAAACCAGACATTTTGAACGACATCATGGACTTGACAGGTGTTACTGACGTTAAGTTATTGGAGAAGACAAATAGCGTAAACACCgatatgaaaaaattacaattgtGTTTGATAACCGAACTTTCcatgaaacaaaaaattattcgGGACGGAACGATTCTATCATCCGGTGAATTCATTCTCTCAACCAGAGACATTTATCGTTATGGGAAGGACAACGATGAATGTTTCATCCTTAACAATTGTGGGGAAATTACTAAAAGAATAAAATCGATATCCAAGCCTTTTGGAATAACTGAAAACGAGAATGAAACGATTGTAGCATGCTCTGGTTCAAAGTGTTtgcatttttttgaaaacaaaagtctcaattttaaaaaaagtgtgaAACTCTCTAACGAACCTTATTGTATTGCATACCTTTccccttacatgtatatggcgTATGGTGACAAAATCAGCAAGATAAACAAGTTTGGTGCTCGCTGCGCAACCATCAACATACAACCTTCAGTAAAGTACATCATTAGGACATCATCACACATCGTCTACAGCAATAGGAGAACGAATGAAGTGGTCGCCATGGACAGTCAGGGTACAACCGTGTGGAGATACAGCAGTCCCAGTCTCCTGTCTCCGTGTGGATTAAGTGTGGACGGAGATGACAACATCTATGTGGCGGGAAAAGAGAGCGACAACGTCCACGTGTTGACCAAGGACGGACAGTTTGTCCGTGTGTTTGAGGACATCACCAGACCAGACTTCATGAAGGTGGACAAGGAGAGAAAGCTGTGTTTTGTTGGCAGCATGAGAAAGTATCTCAGGGTGTATGAGATGCTGTAG